One Brassica napus cultivar Da-Ae chromosome C4, Da-Ae, whole genome shotgun sequence genomic region harbors:
- the LOC106395287 gene encoding cytochrome P450 76C4, with amino-acid sequence MEITSENAMSLLSCFISSCFLVLITARFRRGFRLTVTLPPGPPRLPFIGNIHQVGKNPHRSFADLSKTYGPVMSLNLGSLKSVVITSPEAAREVLRTHDQILSARKSTDSIRSVGHHEVSVIWLPASSARWRMLRKLSINQMFSPQRMEATKALRMKKMQELVSFMHERSEKEEAVDISRASFTTVLNIISNILFSVDLGSYDVTSKSNRFRDTVIATMEAAGKPDAANYFPFMRFLDLQGNRKNMKACTEGLFRVFRGFIDAKRTEKSLDNSKDVSDSDFLDALLVLAEGDESELDNNDIEHLLLDMFAAGTDTSSSTLEWAMAELLNNPKSLARAQTEMDCVIGQNGIVQEADISHLPYLQAVVKETFRLHPAAPFLVPRKAEADVKVLGFMVPKDTQVLVNVWAIGRDPAVWENPTRFEPERFLGKETDVKGRDYELTPFGGGRRICPGLPLAVVTVSLMLASLLYFFDWKLPNGVASEDLDMDETFGITLHRTNPLHAVPVKKRAYK; translated from the exons ATGGAGATCACTTCAGAAAATGCTATGTCCTTGCTCTCTTGCTTTATCTCATCATGTTTCCTTGTCTTAATCACCGCAAGATTCCGACGGGGCTTTCGCCTAACCGTTACGCTGCCTCCTGGACCTCCACGATTACCGTTCATCGGAAACATTCACCAAGTTGGTAAAAACCCACACCGCTCATTCGCCGACCTTTCAAAAACCTATGGACCAGTAATGAGCCTTAATCTTGGATCTTTAAAGTCGGTGGTCATAACTTCACCAGAAGCTGCAAGAGAGGTTCTAAGAACACATGACCAAATCTTGTCTGCCCGTAAGTCTACTGACTCGATACGGTCCGTTGGTCACCACGAAGTTTCAGTCATCTGGCTTCCTGCGTCGTCTGCTCGTTGGAG GATGTTGAGGAAATTGTCGATAAATCAGATGTTTTCACCGCAGCGTATGGAAGCTACGAAAGCTCTGCGAATGAAGAAGATGCAAGAGCTTGTGAGCTTCATGCATGAGCGTAGCGAGAAAGAAGAGGCTGTTGATATCTCTCGTGCATCTTTCACCACAGTTCTTAATATCATATCAAACATTCTGTTTTCGGTTGATCTCGGTAGCTACGACGTCACGAGCAAATCCAATAGATTTCGGGACACGGTGATTGCTACAATGGAAGCTGCCGGGAAACCAGATGCTGCCAATTACTTTCCGTTTATGAGGTTTCTTGATCTGCAAGGTAATAGGAAAAATATGAAGGCTTGCACGGAGGGATTGTTTAGGGTTTTCCGTGGATTCATTGATGCTAAACGGACGGAGAAATCATTGGATAACTCTAAAGATGTCTCAGACAGTGACTTCCTAGATGCGCTTCTCGTCCTAGCGGAAGGAGATGAATCCGAGCTTGACAATAACGATATTGAACACCTTCTATTG GATATGTTTGCAGCAGGCACGGATACAAGCTCTAGCACCCTAGAGTGGGCAATGGCAGAGTTACTTAATAACCCAAAATCACTAGCCAGAGCTCAAACCGAGATGGATTGTGTGATAGGCCAAAACGGCATCGTTCAAGAGGCTGATATCTCACATTTGCCGTATTTACAAGCAGTTGTGAAAGAAACTTTCCGATTACATCCTGCTGCTCCATTTCTCGTCCCACGTAAAGCTGAAGCTGACGTGAAGGTGCTTGGGTTCATGGTGCCTAAAGACACTCAAGTTCTTGTGAACGTTTGGGCTATAGGACGAGATCCAGCAGTGTGGGAGAATCCGACCCGGTTCGAACCAGAGAGGTTTTTGGGTAAAGAGACTGATGTGAAAGGTAGAGACTATGAGTTAACACCATTTGGGGGCGGACGAAGAATCTGTCCAGGGTTGCCTTTGGCTGTGGTGACTGTGTCACTCATGCTTGCTTCACTTCTTTATTTCTTTGATTGGAAGCTTCCAAATGGTGTTGCTTCTGAGGATTTGGACATGGACGAGACATTTGGTATTACATTACATAGGACCAACCCCTTACATGCCGTTCCTGTCAAGAAACGCGCATATAAGTAA